A single window of Sphaerodactylus townsendi isolate TG3544 linkage group LG05, MPM_Stown_v2.3, whole genome shotgun sequence DNA harbors:
- the RGS2 gene encoding regulator of G-protein signaling 2, producing MQSAMFLALQHNQMERTACNCPGHEEKKEKIKRTLIKDWKSRLSYFLQNSSGSPNAKDNKKGQQKACFRPSPEEAQLWSEAFDELLASKYGLVAFRAFLKSEFCEENIDFWLACEDFKKTKSSQKLTSKAKKIYTDFIEKEAPREINIDFQTKNSIAQNLQEATHTCFSAAQKKVYSLMENNAYPRFLESEFYRELCKKPQISRDPQGT from the exons ATGCAGAGTGCAATGTTCCTGGCTCTCCAGCATAACCAGATGGAAAGAACCGCATGCAACTGCCCGGGCCacgaagagaaaaaagagaaaataaagagaACGCT TATCAAAGATTGGAAATCAAGATTGAGTTACTTCCTGCAAAACTCATCTGGTTCCCCTAATGCAAAGGACAACAAGAAAGGACAGCAAAAGGCTTGCTTCAG gcccTCTCCTGAGGAAGCCCAGCTGTGGTCAGAAGCATTTGATGAACTCCTGGCTAGCAAAT ATGGTCTCGTAGCCTTCAGGGCATTcttgaaatctgagttttgtgaagAGAACATTGACTTCTGGCTGGCTTGTGAGGATTTCAAGAAAACCAAGTCCTCACAGAAGCTGACCTCCAAAGCCAAGAAGATATACACTGACTTTATTGAAAAGGAAGCTCCCAGAGAG ATCAACATAGACTTCCAGACCAAAAACTCAATTGCCCAGAACCTGCAAGAGGCTACTCACACCTGCTTCAGTGCAGCCCAGAAGAAAGTGTACAGCTTGATGGAAAATAATGCCTACCCACGATTCCTGGAATCGGAATTCTACCGGGAACTGTGTAAAAAGCCACAAATCAGCAGGGATCCTCAAGGAACATGA